In the Rhizobium sp. Pop5 genome, one interval contains:
- a CDS encoding cytochrome P450 has product MVKDFSLFTSPGMERMPNGDPHAAVACLHNGPRIFYSPCNTRDGRGTWVIVRAQDQRKLLQDTGTFSSHRSLFASALGENWPLIPLELDPPAHSVFRSLLNPLLSPRRIMELEPAVRDRAIALISKISASSTSCDILTDFAFPFAVSIFLRLLGLSDERLNTFVGWGKDLLHGDGIRRTAAARTILAFIDELAAMRRKEPADDFMTFVVQAKVDGRLLRDQEIHGIGALLFVAGLDTVATAIGFDLAYLARNPTEQELLRSKPDRIVLAAEELLRAYSTVQMIRVATKDINFEGAPIRKGDYISCATMIANRDPVEFENPNTIDLAREDNRHTAFAYGPHRCLGSHLARREIVIGLEEWLSRIPDFRIKDGTAPITYGGHVFGMENLILDWS; this is encoded by the coding sequence ATGGTGAAGGACTTCAGCCTGTTCACGTCGCCCGGCATGGAGCGCATGCCAAATGGGGATCCGCACGCAGCTGTCGCTTGCCTCCATAATGGACCGAGAATCTTTTATTCTCCCTGCAATACGCGCGATGGCCGAGGTACCTGGGTCATCGTTCGCGCTCAGGACCAACGCAAATTGCTGCAGGACACCGGAACCTTTTCCAGCCATCGGAGCCTTTTCGCCTCGGCGCTTGGCGAAAACTGGCCGCTGATCCCGCTTGAACTCGACCCCCCGGCTCACAGCGTGTTTCGCTCACTTCTCAATCCGCTGCTTTCGCCCAGGCGGATAATGGAGCTTGAACCGGCGGTCCGTGATCGGGCGATTGCGTTGATTTCCAAGATTTCCGCGTCGAGCACAAGCTGCGACATCTTGACGGACTTCGCCTTTCCTTTTGCGGTTAGTATCTTCCTCCGTTTGCTCGGCTTATCCGATGAGCGCCTCAATACATTCGTGGGCTGGGGGAAGGACCTGCTCCACGGCGACGGCATCAGACGAACCGCAGCCGCCCGAACAATTTTGGCGTTCATCGATGAACTTGCAGCGATGCGCCGCAAAGAACCGGCCGACGATTTCATGACCTTCGTCGTGCAGGCAAAGGTCGACGGCCGCCTGTTGAGAGACCAGGAAATCCATGGAATAGGCGCGCTTCTATTCGTCGCGGGACTGGACACCGTGGCAACGGCGATCGGCTTTGACCTGGCCTATCTCGCGCGCAATCCGACAGAACAGGAATTGCTGCGGAGCAAACCGGATCGAATTGTGCTCGCAGCCGAAGAACTGCTTCGCGCCTATTCGACCGTGCAGATGATCCGTGTGGCGACGAAAGATATCAATTTCGAAGGCGCGCCGATCCGTAAGGGGGACTACATTTCCTGCGCCACGATGATTGCCAATCGTGATCCGGTGGAATTCGAAAATCCGAACACGATCGATTTGGCACGAGAAGACAATCGCCACACCGCTTTTGCGTACGGTCCCCATCGCTGTCTTGGATCACACCTTGCCCGGCGAGAGATCGTCATCGGCCTGGAGGAGTGGCTGTCGCGCATCCCTGACTTCCGTATCAAGGATGGTACGGCGCCCATCACCTATGGGGGCCACGTGTTTGGAATGGAGAATCTGATCCTGGACTGGTCCTGA
- the nifW gene encoding nitrogenase stabilizing/protective protein NifW — MCRCSADSSPVDVKDILNRLKSLSAAEEFFAALGVPYDPKVLDVSRLHIMKRMGQYLAAEDFSHLPDRVIAARARAILERAYCDFATSAPLSHRVFKVLKDHNPNRPVTPGRTVVPLDSFLKPFEKK, encoded by the coding sequence ATGTGCCGTTGCTCCGCTGACAGCAGTCCCGTCGATGTCAAAGACATCCTCAATCGGCTGAAATCTCTCTCGGCTGCGGAGGAGTTCTTCGCAGCCCTAGGGGTCCCCTATGACCCTAAGGTTCTCGATGTCTCACGACTCCATATCATGAAGCGTATGGGCCAATACCTCGCGGCAGAGGACTTCTCCCATCTCCCAGACCGGGTAATCGCTGCTCGTGCCCGTGCCATACTGGAAAGGGCCTACTGTGATTTCGCGACCTCCGCGCCGCTCTCGCACCGGGTCTTCAAGGTGCTCAAGGACCACAATCCGAACAGACCTGTCACACCCGGCCGCACCGTTGTCCCGTTAGACTCTTTCCTGAAGCCGTTCGAAAAGAAGTGA
- the rpoN gene encoding RNA polymerase factor sigma-54 yields the protein MKSFTSLHQRQQQSLVITPQLIASIRLLQLAHTELNQFVEQEIEKNPFLDLASNDGGASGVSPTAADDPNVSAREDHVDGPARTDMPELSSPWKSIRDTGNLSPGERPSLDEFAASTETLHEHVAHQIALTAFTPQERLIAGALADHLDDTGYLQVNLLELAERLNSPEAGVKRVLEALQLFDPPGIFARSLGECLEIQLRQRDRFDPAMAALVANLELLARRDFRALKRRCRVDEDDLLDMLNEIRALDPKPGNQFQSARSESIIPDVFVLPSPGGGWHVELNREILPKVLINQTYFAQVTRLTAQSSKDQSFLNECFQSASWLVRSLDQRATTILKVATEIVRHQDVFLEDGIAHLRPLNLKTIADAIDMHESTVSRVTSNKYILTPRGVFELKYFFTVAIPSSQGGDAHSAEAVRHQIRALIAAETLHDVLSDDGIVAKLKETGVDIARRTVAKYREAMNIPSSAQRRREKRFVLAAAEG from the coding sequence ATGAAGTCCTTTACAAGCCTTCATCAGCGTCAGCAGCAATCGCTGGTTATTACGCCCCAGCTCATCGCGTCTATTCGCTTGCTGCAGCTGGCGCACACCGAACTGAATCAGTTCGTGGAACAGGAAATCGAGAAGAACCCATTTCTCGACCTGGCGTCGAATGACGGCGGGGCTTCTGGCGTATCGCCAACTGCGGCGGATGATCCAAATGTCAGCGCACGCGAAGACCACGTTGATGGACCGGCCAGGACGGACATGCCTGAGCTGTCTAGTCCCTGGAAATCAATCCGTGACACAGGCAACCTTTCGCCGGGGGAAAGGCCTTCCCTGGATGAGTTCGCCGCCTCAACTGAGACATTGCACGAACATGTCGCCCATCAGATCGCCCTCACTGCCTTCACACCCCAGGAGCGGCTGATTGCTGGCGCGCTTGCCGACCATCTGGATGACACTGGGTATCTGCAAGTGAACCTTCTGGAGCTAGCAGAGAGGCTAAATAGCCCTGAGGCTGGAGTGAAGCGGGTTCTTGAGGCTTTGCAGCTATTTGACCCGCCGGGCATATTTGCGCGAAGTCTGGGCGAATGCCTCGAGATTCAGTTGCGCCAACGAGACCGGTTCGACCCGGCCATGGCAGCTCTGGTCGCAAATCTCGAGTTGCTTGCGCGACGCGATTTTCGAGCACTGAAGCGACGTTGCCGGGTCGATGAAGACGACCTTCTCGATATGTTGAACGAAATTCGTGCACTTGACCCAAAGCCTGGAAACCAGTTCCAGTCCGCAAGGTCGGAATCCATCATACCCGACGTCTTCGTCCTACCCTCGCCGGGAGGCGGATGGCACGTCGAGCTTAATCGGGAGATTTTGCCCAAGGTACTGATCAACCAAACCTATTTTGCGCAAGTTACTCGCCTAACCGCCCAAAGCTCGAAAGATCAGTCATTCCTCAACGAATGCTTCCAGAGCGCGAGCTGGTTGGTTCGGAGTCTCGATCAGCGCGCCACGACGATCCTTAAGGTGGCGACCGAAATCGTGCGCCACCAGGATGTCTTTTTGGAAGATGGCATTGCTCATCTTCGCCCTCTCAATCTTAAGACCATCGCTGACGCGATCGACATGCACGAGTCCACTGTAAGTCGGGTAACGTCGAACAAATACATTCTCACGCCCCGCGGCGTGTTCGAGCTCAAGTATTTTTTCACCGTCGCGATCCCGTCCTCACAAGGCGGTGACGCGCACTCGGCCGAAGCTGTGCGCCATCAGATAAGGGCACTTATTGCCGCAGAGACGCTCCATGATGTGCTGTCCGACGATGGCATCGTTGCCAAGCTCAAGGAAACAGGCGTCGACATTGCTCGCCGCACAGTCGCCAAATATCGCGAGGCGATGAACATCCCCTCGTCCGCGCAACGCCGGCGGGAGAAACGGTTTGTACTGGCGGCCGCGGAGGGATAA
- a CDS encoding electron transfer flavoprotein subunit alpha/FixB family protein, protein MLSTNRESPPPAAGRAAMKKELPDQFKDHRHVWVFMELERDQVHPVSFELLGEGRKLADKLGVQLAGVVLGPPGEATWFAIAEAFAYGADLAYLVEAPLLADYRNEPFTKALTDLVTNYKPEILLLGATTLGRDLAGSVATTLLTGLTADCTELDVDADGSLAATRPTFGGSLLCTIYTLNCRPQMATVRPRVMAMPPRGNNKIGRVIQHKVSMIEEEIVTKVLGFLSDGQSATANLAYADVVVAGGLGLGAVENVKLMKKLARTIGADYGCSRPLVQKGWMPADRQIGQTGKTIRPKLYIAAGISGAIQHRVGVEGADLILAINTDPNAPIFDFAHLGVVTDAIRLLPSLTELFTHRLSPHSRDKLAN, encoded by the coding sequence ATGTTGAGCACGAATCGAGAGAGCCCTCCTCCAGCCGCTGGCCGTGCCGCCATGAAGAAAGAGCTGCCCGATCAGTTTAAGGACCATCGGCACGTTTGGGTCTTCATGGAGCTGGAGCGCGATCAGGTGCATCCCGTCTCCTTCGAGCTGCTCGGCGAAGGCCGCAAGCTCGCCGACAAGCTGGGCGTCCAGCTTGCCGGCGTCGTTCTCGGACCACCGGGAGAGGCCACGTGGTTTGCCATCGCCGAGGCTTTTGCTTATGGCGCCGACCTGGCCTACCTCGTCGAGGCCCCACTGCTCGCCGACTACCGAAATGAGCCTTTCACCAAAGCATTGACGGATCTGGTTACTAACTACAAACCGGAAATCCTTCTTTTAGGGGCAACGACGCTCGGGCGCGACCTTGCCGGTTCCGTGGCGACGACCTTGTTGACAGGGCTCACGGCGGATTGCACCGAACTTGATGTGGATGCGGACGGCTCGCTTGCGGCGACCCGGCCGACTTTCGGCGGCTCCTTGCTTTGCACGATCTACACGCTCAACTGCCGGCCGCAGATGGCAACGGTCCGGCCGAGGGTCATGGCCATGCCTCCGCGCGGGAATAATAAGATCGGACGCGTCATTCAACACAAAGTGTCGATGATCGAGGAAGAGATCGTCACTAAGGTCCTCGGTTTCTTGTCCGATGGCCAGTCGGCGACGGCGAATCTCGCCTATGCGGACGTCGTGGTTGCTGGAGGCCTCGGTCTCGGCGCGGTGGAGAACGTGAAGCTTATGAAGAAACTCGCGCGGACGATCGGGGCCGATTATGGCTGTTCGCGCCCCCTCGTCCAAAAGGGCTGGATGCCTGCTGATCGGCAGATCGGCCAAACTGGCAAAACTATCCGGCCGAAGCTTTACATAGCAGCCGGCATTTCCGGCGCCATCCAGCATCGCGTTGGCGTCGAGGGAGCTGATCTTATTTTAGCCATTAACACCGATCCTAACGCGCCGATTTTTGATTTCGCCCACCTCGGCGTCGTCACCGATGCGATCCGTTTACTGCCGTCATTAACGGAACTCTTCACCCATCGACTGTCGCCGCACAGTCGCGATAAGCTTGCAAACTGA
- a CDS encoding ferredoxin family protein: protein MTVAVTNIRVEDKLYQNRYVVDAGRPHIRVRPHDWPSVNLYALTSVCPAKCYELNDQGQVEVIADGCMECGTCRVLCEASGDIEWNYPRGGFGVLFKFG, encoded by the coding sequence ATGACGGTTGCAGTGACGAACATACGCGTAGAGGACAAGCTTTACCAAAATCGATACGTGGTCGATGCCGGACGCCCGCATATCAGGGTGCGTCCACACGATTGGCCAAGCGTAAATCTGTATGCCCTCACAAGTGTCTGTCCGGCCAAGTGCTACGAATTGAATGACCAGGGCCAAGTGGAGGTTATCGCCGACGGGTGCATGGAGTGCGGCACGTGCCGCGTACTCTGCGAGGCAAGTGGAGATATCGAGTGGAACTATCCGAGAGGCGGTTTCGGCGTTCTCTTCAAGTTCGGATAA
- a CDS encoding ferredoxin, which translates to MEYRMRVIVHTSKCQGHARCWAQAPEIFNLDDEGYILPGAIDVEERDELFASRGARSCPERALEIDCVSDALLDRLLFNQHCGG; encoded by the coding sequence ATGGAGTACCGTATGCGCGTCATAGTGCACACTTCCAAATGCCAAGGTCATGCAAGATGCTGGGCCCAAGCGCCCGAAATATTCAATCTTGACGACGAGGGATACATACTGCCCGGTGCAATCGATGTCGAGGAGAGGGACGAACTGTTCGCGTCGCGAGGCGCTCGATCCTGCCCTGAACGTGCGCTGGAGATAGATTGCGTTTCGGATGCGTTGCTCGATCGCCTTTTGTTCAACCAACATTGTGGGGGTTGA
- a CDS encoding FAD-binding protein, producing the protein MTEENFDAIVIGAGMAGNAAAYTMSNRGMKVLQLERGEYPGSKNVQGAIMYADMLEKILPDFRDDAPLERHLVEQRFWMMDDSSHIGMQYRSDDFNESRHNRYTVIRAQFDKWFSRKVREAGATLLCETTVTELVRDPKGKVIGVRTDRAGDVILADVVVLAEGVNGLLGTRAGLRDTPKPETVALAVKEMHFLAEEVIDQRFGLQANEGCVIEAVGTISRNMAGLAFLYTNKESISIGIGCLVSEFAATMESPYDLLEKFKSHPSVKPLIAGAEVKEYAAHLIPEGGYKAIPQLFGDGWVVVGDAAQLNNAVHREGSNLAMTSGRIAGEAIVQIKNRKKPMVKENLSLYKSMLEKSFVIKDLRKYKDMPALLHTNSRNFFTTYPRLLSQAAQNFVRVDGTPKIDKERATTGTFIKARSRWGLFGDAVRLARAWR; encoded by the coding sequence ATGACTGAGGAAAACTTCGACGCCATAGTTATCGGGGCCGGCATGGCCGGAAACGCAGCTGCTTACACGATGTCGAACCGCGGCATGAAGGTGCTGCAGTTGGAGCGTGGCGAGTATCCGGGCTCCAAGAATGTGCAGGGCGCCATCATGTACGCGGACATGCTGGAGAAAATCCTGCCGGATTTCCGGGATGATGCGCCTCTGGAGCGGCACTTAGTCGAGCAGCGCTTCTGGATGATGGACGACTCGTCCCACATCGGTATGCAATACCGGTCGGACGACTTCAACGAGTCGAGACACAATCGCTACACGGTCATTCGCGCCCAATTCGACAAATGGTTTTCACGCAAGGTGCGCGAGGCCGGAGCGACGCTTCTATGCGAGACGACCGTGACGGAACTCGTTCGTGATCCAAAGGGCAAGGTGATTGGCGTTCGCACCGACCGCGCCGGCGACGTGATTCTTGCTGACGTGGTCGTTCTCGCAGAGGGCGTCAATGGGCTGCTCGGCACGCGTGCTGGATTGCGTGACACGCCAAAACCGGAAACTGTCGCGCTCGCCGTCAAGGAAATGCATTTCCTGGCCGAAGAGGTAATTGACCAGCGGTTCGGCCTCCAGGCCAATGAAGGCTGCGTCATCGAGGCAGTTGGCACGATCTCTCGCAACATGGCCGGGCTTGCCTTCCTCTACACCAACAAAGAATCGATCTCGATCGGCATTGGCTGCCTTGTCTCCGAATTCGCGGCAACAATGGAAAGTCCTTATGATCTGCTCGAAAAATTCAAAAGCCATCCGTCGGTAAAGCCGCTGATCGCAGGAGCGGAAGTCAAGGAATATGCGGCGCATCTCATTCCAGAAGGTGGTTACAAGGCAATTCCGCAGCTTTTTGGTGACGGCTGGGTCGTCGTCGGCGACGCGGCACAACTTAATAATGCGGTGCACCGCGAGGGGTCCAACCTCGCCATGACGTCGGGGCGCATCGCCGGCGAAGCAATCGTCCAGATCAAGAATCGCAAAAAGCCGATGGTCAAGGAGAACCTCTCCCTTTACAAGTCGATGCTTGAAAAGTCGTTCGTTATCAAAGACTTGCGGAAATACAAGGACATGCCTGCCCTGCTGCACACCAATTCCCGCAATTTCTTCACGACTTATCCAAGGTTGCTGTCGCAGGCCGCACAGAACTTTGTGCGAGTCGATGGCACCCCGAAGATCGACAAGGAACGGGCGACCACGGGCACCTTCATCAAGGCACGCTCCCGCTGGGGGCTGTTTGGTGACGCGGTTCGCTTGGCGCGCGCGTGGCGATAA
- a CDS encoding electron transfer flavoprotein subunit beta/FixA family protein, with protein MHIVICIKQVPDSAQIRVHPVTNTIMRQGVPTIINPYDLFALEEALQLRDRHGGEVTVLTMGPPMAEDALRKALTYGADRAVLLTDRHFAGSDTLATSFALSRAIAKIGEAFGTPDIVFTGKQTIDGDTAQVGPGIAKRLDLLQLTYVAKIVSVDINGREITVERRSEGGTQTLMSKLPCLITMLEGTNEIRRGSLDDALRAARSQIVKWNAADAGIEDLTKCGLRGSPTVVKRVFAPPERAEKAEQIDTAEKTPRDLAEELIAGIFLRQPALESELAFDGE; from the coding sequence ATGCACATAGTTATCTGTATCAAACAGGTACCGGACTCCGCACAAATACGAGTGCATCCGGTGACGAACACAATCATGCGTCAGGGAGTGCCAACCATCATCAACCCCTATGATCTGTTCGCCCTTGAAGAGGCGCTCCAGTTGCGCGACCGCCATGGCGGCGAGGTGACCGTGCTCACCATGGGGCCGCCCATGGCAGAGGACGCGTTGCGCAAGGCGCTCACCTACGGCGCCGACCGCGCCGTACTCTTGACCGACCGTCATTTTGCCGGCTCCGACACTCTGGCGACCTCGTTTGCTCTTTCGCGAGCCATCGCGAAGATCGGAGAGGCCTTCGGTACGCCCGATATCGTCTTTACGGGCAAACAGACCATCGACGGCGATACCGCCCAGGTTGGGCCTGGCATCGCCAAGCGCCTCGACCTCCTGCAGCTCACCTACGTTGCCAAAATCGTCTCTGTCGACATCAATGGGCGCGAGATTACGGTGGAGCGCCGCTCGGAAGGGGGCACGCAGACGCTGATGAGCAAGCTCCCTTGCCTAATTACAATGCTCGAAGGCACAAACGAAATCCGCCGCGGCTCGCTCGATGACGCGCTACGGGCCGCGCGCAGCCAGATCGTGAAGTGGAATGCGGCCGACGCTGGCATAGAGGACCTCACCAAGTGCGGCCTGCGTGGCTCGCCAACCGTCGTTAAGAGGGTCTTTGCCCCTCCTGAGCGGGCGGAAAAGGCGGAGCAGATCGACACCGCGGAAAAAACACCGCGCGATCTCGCGGAGGAGTTGATCGCTGGGATCTTTTTGCGCCAGCCGGCGCTCGAAAGCGAACTCGCCTTTGACGGCGAATGA
- a CDS encoding Crp/Fnr family transcriptional regulator, which produces MDVARSEVLVIGTSVACRSCQARHGVVCGALSAGQLSELGRHSLRRKVDAGCEIIAQGSENSFYSNITRGVVKLCKVMSDGRQQIVGLQFAPDFVGRPFVRESTLSAEAATDAEICVFPRNLLERMILETRELQRSLHAQALNELDAAREWMLTLGRRTAEEKVASLLHLIAAHAETATSTAFDLPLSRAEIADFLGLTIETVSRQLARLRKEGVIRIENIRHITVPDMDALAKKISG; this is translated from the coding sequence ATGGACGTCGCACGCAGTGAGGTTCTCGTGATTGGCACTTCCGTCGCTTGCCGTTCCTGCCAGGCGCGGCACGGCGTCGTTTGCGGCGCCTTGTCGGCTGGCCAGCTTAGCGAACTTGGCCGCCACTCGCTGCGCCGCAAGGTCGACGCAGGCTGCGAGATCATTGCACAAGGATCGGAAAACTCTTTCTATTCGAACATCACGCGCGGCGTGGTGAAGCTCTGCAAGGTGATGTCGGACGGGCGCCAGCAGATCGTTGGCCTGCAATTCGCCCCCGATTTCGTCGGCCGCCCCTTCGTGCGCGAAAGCACGCTGTCGGCCGAGGCCGCGACCGATGCGGAGATCTGCGTGTTCCCCCGCAATTTGCTCGAACGCATGATATTGGAGACTAGGGAATTGCAGCGTAGCCTGCACGCTCAGGCGCTGAACGAGCTGGATGCCGCGCGCGAATGGATGCTGACGCTCGGCCGGCGGACCGCCGAGGAGAAGGTCGCAAGCCTGCTCCACCTCATTGCCGCCCACGCCGAGACGGCGACGAGCACTGCCTTCGATCTGCCGCTATCGCGTGCCGAGATTGCCGACTTTCTCGGGCTGACGATCGAAACCGTCAGCCGCCAGTTGGCCCGGCTTCGCAAAGAGGGCGTCATCCGCATCGAGAACATCCGGCATATCACCGTGCCCGACATGGATGCGCTCGCAAAGAAAATCAGCGGGTAA
- a CDS encoding iron-sulfur cluster assembly accessory protein produces MIKLTENAAAIMNVTLSRAEQAEGFRIAVEAGGCAGYKYLVGLESVQGEGDAVIETNGVKVFVDADSQAHINGMTIDFVTGPETSGFVFDNPNAHQNCTCGKSFG; encoded by the coding sequence ATGATCAAGCTCACAGAGAATGCCGCCGCCATCATGAACGTAACGCTTTCCCGAGCCGAGCAGGCGGAAGGCTTTCGCATCGCGGTCGAGGCAGGTGGATGCGCCGGCTACAAATACCTGGTGGGGCTAGAAAGCGTCCAGGGCGAGGGCGACGCGGTGATCGAAACAAATGGGGTCAAGGTGTTCGTTGACGCAGACTCCCAAGCACACATCAACGGCATGACGATCGACTTCGTGACGGGACCAGAAACCTCCGGTTTTGTCTTCGACAATCCCAATGCGCACCAGAACTGCACTTGCGGCAAATCCTTCGGCTGA
- the nifS gene encoding cysteine desulfurase NifS, producing the protein MRAIYLDNNATTRVDPEVVEAMLPFFADQFGNPSSTHAFGSSIREAVRKARRQLQALIGAEFDHEIVFTSGGTESDNAAILSALEVMPERTEIVTSAVEHSAVLTLCGHLEKTRGIKVHRIPVDRHGRLDLDAYETALTHRVAIASIMWANNETGTIFPVAKLAEMAKRIGALFHTDAVQAVGKVPMDLQPTAIDMLSLSGHKFHGPKGIGALYLRRGLSFSSLIKGGHQERDRRAGTENTAGIVGLGKAAELALKSIDDESTRLKSLRDRLENGIVQRVPGAFVTGDRLKRLPNTANIAFQRVEGDSMLLLLNRYGIACSSGSACSSGSLEPSHVLRAMDIPHAMAHGTIRFSFSRDNCDEDVDRVLEVLPGIVERLRSQCRSGHVADTSSRVRSGE; encoded by the coding sequence ATGAGAGCGATCTATCTCGACAATAATGCAACGACCAGAGTCGATCCTGAAGTGGTTGAAGCCATGCTGCCGTTCTTTGCGGATCAGTTTGGAAACCCTTCGTCGACGCACGCTTTTGGCTCCTCCATCCGCGAGGCGGTGAGGAAGGCGCGCCGGCAATTGCAAGCGCTGATCGGCGCCGAGTTCGATCATGAGATCGTGTTCACCTCGGGGGGGACGGAAAGCGACAATGCGGCGATCCTTTCGGCGCTGGAGGTGATGCCTGAGCGCACAGAGATCGTGACTTCCGCAGTCGAGCATTCAGCGGTGCTGACACTCTGCGGCCATCTGGAGAAGACGCGCGGCATTAAGGTACACAGGATCCCAGTGGATCGACATGGACGTCTCGATCTTGACGCCTATGAGACCGCCCTCACTCATCGTGTAGCGATTGCTTCGATCATGTGGGCGAACAACGAGACGGGAACCATTTTCCCGGTCGCTAAGCTTGCCGAGATGGCCAAGAGAATCGGTGCACTTTTCCACACCGACGCGGTCCAGGCGGTCGGCAAGGTTCCAATGGACCTCCAACCTACTGCAATCGACATGCTTTCGTTGTCCGGACACAAATTCCATGGACCAAAAGGCATTGGTGCACTCTATCTCAGGCGGGGCTTATCTTTCTCCTCACTGATCAAGGGAGGTCATCAGGAGCGCGACCGACGCGCAGGGACAGAAAATACGGCCGGGATTGTCGGTTTAGGCAAGGCTGCCGAACTCGCCCTGAAATCAATAGACGACGAGAGCACCCGATTAAAGTCGCTCCGAGATCGATTGGAGAACGGCATTGTCCAGCGTGTTCCAGGCGCCTTCGTAACCGGCGATAGGCTTAAGAGGTTGCCGAACACGGCGAACATCGCCTTTCAACGTGTCGAAGGAGACAGTATGCTCCTTCTTCTCAACCGCTATGGCATCGCCTGCTCTTCCGGCTCTGCTTGCTCCTCCGGTTCGCTGGAGCCGAGCCATGTCTTGAGGGCAATGGATATCCCTCATGCTATGGCGCACGGAACAATCCGCTTCTCGTTCTCGCGCGATAACTGTGACGAGGATGTCGACCGGGTGCTCGAAGTTTTACCGGGCATCGTTGAAAGGCTCCGGAGCCAATGCCGTTCCGGCCACGTGGCCGACACGAGCAGCCGGGTTCGTTCAGGGGAGTAG
- a CDS encoding peroxiredoxin, with protein sequence MTMEKQVPIVTFRTRVRDESISGPNPYRWEDKTTDDYFSGKRVILFSLPGAFTPICSTFQLPDFESLYVEFKKNGIDDIYCLSVNDAFVMNAWGKSQGLKNVKLIPDGSGEFTRKMGMLVAKDNLGFGLRSWRYAAVINNGVVEGWFEEEGFGDNCATDPYGVSSPQNILKCLKAPAFV encoded by the coding sequence ATGACCATGGAAAAGCAGGTCCCTATTGTCACCTTTCGCACGCGGGTTCGCGACGAGTCTATATCCGGTCCCAACCCCTACCGCTGGGAAGACAAGACGACCGACGACTATTTCAGCGGTAAGCGGGTAATCCTTTTTTCGCTGCCGGGCGCCTTCACGCCAATCTGCTCCACCTTCCAACTGCCTGATTTCGAAAGTCTTTATGTCGAGTTTAAGAAGAATGGCATTGACGACATCTACTGTCTCTCCGTCAACGATGCCTTCGTCATGAATGCTTGGGGCAAGTCTCAGGGGTTGAAAAATGTCAAGCTTATCCCGGACGGTTCGGGAGAATTCACTCGGAAAATGGGTATGCTCGTCGCCAAGGACAATCTCGGTTTCGGTCTGCGCTCCTGGCGCTACGCTGCCGTGATCAATAATGGCGTCGTGGAGGGGTGGTTCGAGGAAGAAGGCTTTGGCGACAACTGCGCAACCGATCCGTATGGCGTTTCTTCGCCGCAAAACATTTTGAAATGCCTTAAGGCCCCAGCCTTCGTATGA